GATACTTTGAGAAAAACTCTAAAAGAATATGAGGTTAAAGATTTGAATGATAACTCAACAGAAATAGAGCTATTAAAATATCATTTTCATAATATTATCGACTTTAGAATAAAAGTTTTGGATAAGGTCAAAGAAACTTATTCTAAAAATGAAGATACATTAATAATTAAATTTTAAGAGGTAAAACCATGGAAATAAAAGACTTTAAAGAACACGTACTTAAAACTTTGTTAGAGTATGAACAGCTAAACAAAGAATTACAAACAGTTAGAGAAACTTATATTACAGCCTTATCTAATTTTTACAAAGATAATAGAGTATTTTTTTGTACAGATAAAGAGGAACTTGTAAGAGAATTTTTTAACAGTGAAATTTTTAATCAAGCCCACTTTTTAACAATTCATAAATCACTAATTAATGAAGTTGAAACAAATGTGAAAATTAAACACACTGAACTTGTAGAAGCGTTCAACATGTTAGATAAGTTATGGGAGAGAAAAGAAAACTAGCTTGTATTAGCTAATATTTTGCTTGTTAAAGCTCAAGAATAAATAAAATGGTATATTTTCACCAAAAAAGAAAATAAACAGCTTAGAAGTCGTTTAAATAATTCTGAATTTTAAGTACAGAAAATTTATTTCTTGTGTACAAGTCGAGATTAGACAACTTAAACGATATTGTAAGCTAGAAAGGAACAAATACAATGTATTACGTAGAACCGTTAAAGAACAAGGAAGATATAAAAATCCTTGATAGTTATTTTAAACAGCAAAATTCTAGAAATCACTTGTTATTTAACTTAGGTATTAATACACCTATGAGAGTTAATCAATTAGTAAAGTTAAAGGTACGTGATGTGCTAGATAAGGAAGAAATAACAGTAACAGTTGGTAGAAAGGTCATATCATTTCCGTTAGGTAAAAAACTACAGAAATTGATAAAAGATTATTGTTTAGATAAAGAAACTAATGACTTTCTTTTTAAATCTTTGAGACTAAAAAGAGGTTATAAACCACTAACAGAAAACTATGTAAACAAAATTATAAAAAATGCAAGTCAAGAATGTAATATAAATAATATTGGTGCTAGTTCATTGCGAAAAACATTCGCATATTTCTATTATGAGCGAACTAAAGATATTCGTAGTTTAATGAAACTACTAAACCACCATGACCAATATTTTACTTTGCAATACATAGGAAAAAACGAGCGTTTCTATAATGAAAATTTCATAGAATGGGAAGAACTTTAACTATAAAAATAAAAAATATTTTTGTTCATTCCTCTTGTAGGTGATATGTGGAATAAAAATAAGTAAAAGTTGTTGAATATCTTGAAGAGAAAAGAAAAAACTATATATATAGCTATGTGTCACTTTATAAGATATGGTACATAGTGAACGACTAAAATATATATTTTTAATATTTGTCAGTCAGTCAATCAACAGTCAGTCAATCAATAATAATGCTAGCTAAACTTATTTCATTAATTGTTAAAATTGATTTTATATCTATTGGAACAATAAAAATAAATTCAAGAAAGGAGTTGTTACTTTGATTTATACACAAACAGGAACAGTAACAAACAAACTTAAAAAAGTAAAAAGTCAGTCTTCCCCTTTTGATACCTTAGCAATAACACCAGTAGACATCATAGGAGATAACGAAGACAAAGAGCATTATAAACGTTATAAAGCTACTCAATTCGTAAGTGGTGAATTTAGCGAGGAAGAACACAAGCCGATAATCAGAAATAACGAGAATTTATATTATAGAGATTTAATAATAATCGATATTGATGAAATAGAGCTTAACAGTACTCAAGCAATTAATTTAATTGAACGTGAACTACAGGAATTTAAATATTTATTGTATGCTACTCTTAACCATACAGAAGAAAAACCACGTTTTAGGCTTGTTTTAGAGCCAACAAAGAAAATGAATGAGAGTGAGTATAAAACTACTATAATTCATGTTATGACTTTGTTAAATATGAATTTTGATGAACATAGTTTCACATGGTCACAACCGCAAGGAGCACCGATAACCACTAAGAGTAATAGTAATAACTATATTTTCATCAAGAACGTACAAGGAAATAAATTTCCAGTACAAAAACAAGAACAGGTTTATATTAATGAGAATAAAAATATATTAATTTCTCATGATATAGCAATTAAAGGAGTATGTGAGTATGTAGCAAAAAATAGTTCTAATTTACAAAGTAGAACTAATTTTCTTTCTTGTATTATGGTACTTTGTAAAGCCGTTTTAAACAAAGAAATAGAATATAGTACGGGGCTTGAGTGTAGTAGACTGTTAGCAACTATTCCTAATAGTTTTCCAAAATGGGAGCAAGAAAACCAACAAATTTTCATTGATGAATTAAAAAGGTCAAAAGGTAATGTTAATTATTTTAAAACGCCATACAACTTTACTGATAGATTTTTATATAAATTCGATAAGAAGCAAAATAACAAAAGTAACGAAAAAAAGAAAGGAGATTTTACATTGTTTGATTTAATGAATACAATAGAAAATTTAAGAGAAATTAAATTTAATGAGGTGAAAGATTTAATAGAAATCAAGAGAGAGGGAAAATTTGAAACACTAAACAATAAAGATATAAACTTATTAAGGCTAGATTTATCAAAACTGAAAAAAGTTAATTTTTCATCAGAGGATATTAAAACCGCATTATATGGAGTAAGTGATAAAAATAAATATCACCC
This is a stretch of genomic DNA from Gemella haemolysans. It encodes these proteins:
- a CDS encoding tyrosine-type recombinase/integrase, whose protein sequence is MYYVEPLKNKEDIKILDSYFKQQNSRNHLLFNLGINTPMRVNQLVKLKVRDVLDKEEITVTVGRKVISFPLGKKLQKLIKDYCLDKETNDFLFKSLRLKRGYKPLTENYVNKIIKNASQECNINNIGASSLRKTFAYFYYERTKDIRSLMKLLNHHDQYFTLQYIGKNERFYNENFIEWEEL
- a CDS encoding virulence-associated E family protein, producing the protein MIYTQTGTVTNKLKKVKSQSSPFDTLAITPVDIIGDNEDKEHYKRYKATQFVSGEFSEEEHKPIIRNNENLYYRDLIIIDIDEIELNSTQAINLIERELQEFKYLLYATLNHTEEKPRFRLVLEPTKKMNESEYKTTIIHVMTLLNMNFDEHSFTWSQPQGAPITTKSNSNNYIFIKNVQGNKFPVQKQEQVYINENKNILISHDIAIKGVCEYVAKNSSNLQSRTNFLSCIMVLCKAVLNKEIEYSTGLECSRLLATIPNSFPKWEQENQQIFIDELKRSKGNVNYFKTPYNFTDRFLYKFDKKQNNKSNEKKKGDFTLFDLMNTIENLREIKFNEVKDLIEIKREGKFETLNNKDINLLRLDLSKLKKVNFSSEDIKTALYGVSDKNKYHPIKQLIEPVEWDGIERAETFFIDCLGVEDNAVNREVSRKWLLACITRLYKKGCKFDEMLILFGGQGIGKSTTLERLALDTFYTKVTGKLNDNTILQTSQSWLVELDELSTLLRTPTQEFKSWLSSRKDTTRAPYEAQPTDFYRGFVVLGTTNDNKILKDHTGNRRFWILECNEDKIKKSIFNVEEKEILQIWAEVKTWYNKNESLLLSEETKKLMEEKTENYVIPIPYTDEIKNITNIKFPRNWKEIVHGKHKFRLHRYVSDMLNAGTSTEDISQDVLLDDITTQELFFLLTGNYKTTLNGVQATKDFSNVFSKLENWRYSKNIARGEKSNLRGYKRTP